Genomic window (Indicator indicator isolate 239-I01 chromosome 13, UM_Iind_1.1, whole genome shotgun sequence):
caTATGTTTTATCCTCCAGTGGGTATCTAGTAGAAGCTACTCCAGAAAAAGTTGCGTGAAAGAACTCCTGTCACATCAGAGGCAAAAACTCCTGTACCACCAGGAGGAAATACAAGAATTCCAAATGTAGTTCAGATGGGAATTCAAGATcattaaggaggaaaaaaggctgcTGCACAGACAGCTCATCATCTAACACATGCACAATGATGAAACTCTAGAAGGCAGACTTTGAAGAATATGAAGACAGGAAATAATGAGGGATGAGCTAGtagaaacagaagggaaaataagATTTACACTAGTGTAAAAAGAAGTAGACAGAAGACAAAGTGAGCAGGaggatgagaagaaaagcaagtcTTGGCACATTGCATGCACACAGACATAGAAACCAAGGATGCTACACACATGAGGTGAATTCACAAGCACCCCAGACCAGAACACTACTGAAAGCAGAACAAGTGGAGGATAACCTGAGATTCAGGACCCAAAAAGAGACTACCCAGAATATATGGTAGCAGATGAAGGGACAAGTCCTCTATGCAGAGTACACCCAAAAGTGCTGGGGTTTGTTACTTGGCAAGACATAAACTCTGGGACACTGACCGTAGGCTAGTGGAGAAAACCCCACTGGTTATCTTCTACATGTGGTCAAACAACACTACCAGATTCCCACTGAATTATACCAGACCGTCTTCACCAGGCTGGTGAAAACAATGTCAGTGCCCAAAGAAACGGAGGCTTGGATGATCATCAGAAATCTTTCCTCCCTGAGAAGAAATGAGGAAGGTGTGATGGGATAATGAAGACAGGAAGTTCAAGGATGGAAATATCCAGTTAATGGCAGATGCTTATAGCATGAATGGACACCTACATAAACAACTCTTGCACAAGTTTTCTGGAATTGGGGCTAACAGAGTTGATACGAAACTCCaattaaagatgaaaaaaataaataaaagtggaAAGACATTTGCCAAAGGCTCATGTAATCAGCATGCTTGATCTTAACAGATACATTTACCAAGGTGGCTCATGCCAGATGAACTCAAAACTCTTTTCTAACATAAATGAGCTCTTGTATTGTTGATGCGGGAGGTTTAATCTCTGTTGAAGTTAGAGAAGTATTTGGCATGACATCATACTGGAAAATATTACTGAAAACAGATACAGAAGAGATGGACTAGCATGCAAAATTGCAAAATAAATCAGAACTTGGCTGAACTGTTGCATTTTCAGGGAACAGTTGAAGCTAGCGGTGGGGATCTTCTGGGGAGATCttcttgtgtccttccagtgcttaaagggggCAGTAAGAGAGATGGGTGCAGACTTCTGAtgttcaaaactcacctggatgcactcctgtgtaatctggtgtaggtgatcctgctctggcagggaggttgcgcTAgctgatcttttgaggtcccttacagcccctgaaattctgtgattcttagcaggccctgttgcaacaggacagctttaaactggaagaggggagatgtcACTATAAGGGCATTccttacactgagggtggtgagaccctggcccaggttgcccagagaggggggagatgctccatccctgcaaccatcccaggtcaggttggttgggctgagcaacctgatctagttgcagacaTCCCTGGGACTGGACTAGGTGGCCTTTaaagacccttccaacccaaaccattctgtgattgtggaACGAGTGTTTGATGCGCTCCGACACAAAGCCTGGCTGGCTCAATGGTGTGAATGTTCACGGAAAACCCTAACGGTGGCCAGGTAACAGGGACGCGGCGCAGTAACGAGTTGCTTTATACGTTCTGCCAAAGACTTCCGAGGGTGAGCACCTGAGGAGGCTGCGCTGGCTCCCCACGGGCCGGGGGTCCCGGGCGGCCAGGCCGTACCACCGCGACCGGCGCAGGGCACACAGGGCGCCAATGGCGCCTTCCAACGGCCGCCACACGCAGCCCCGCCCGCGCTGTGTGACGTCAGCACGCCGCCGCGTTGAGGGGCGTGGCCGGGCCCTTCCCAGGGTGCAGCGCGGCACAAGTTGAGCCCCATCTTGGGCGAGGGGCAGCCGCAGTCCGAGCCCGCGCTCTCGGAGCCGGCGTAGCACAGCAGGGGCCGGACACCGTCACACCATCACCGACGCTGCTGCCGCCGAAGGGCTGCCTcgcatcctcttcctcttcgcCGGGCCTCCGCCCTCGAGGGTTTAAGGGGGGGTGTTGCCCGCGGGGTTTGCCCGCGGGCCGGTTCCGAGCAGGATGCGCTTGGCTCTGGTCTCCAGGTAGAGCGCGGAGATAGGGCGGAGGGTCGGGGAGTGGGGAGACGGGGCCTCCTAGGCCTCACCCGGCCGCCGCCGGGCCCTTCAGGCGGGGCGGGCCGCCGGCTCGCTTCTGCGGCCGCCGCGCCCGCCCGGGGCCCGCGTCGCGCCGAGGCCGCCAGGAAGCCGCGGGGCGCTCGGCCGGTCTCGCCGCGCTCGGAGCAGGGGTTGcggcgaggaggaggaggaggaggagggctgcggacggggaggaagaggaggagcccCGGCCGCCCCCCGCGCGGCCTGCGGCCCGCCAGCGGGAGCGCCGCGGCCCGTCTGCCCGCCGCAGGAAGCAGCCGGAGGATGTGCGGTAGCGCCGGGGGCCCGACCGGCACGTTGTGACAGCTCGTTTCGGCACCGCGCTCGCCTCGCCCCGGCTGGCGGAGCCCCTCCCCGCGGAGGAAACATGTCCAAGATGCCGGCCAAGAAGAAGAGCTGCTTCCAGATCACCAGCGTGACCACGGCCCAGGTGGCCAGCAGCATCACCGAGGACACCGAGAGCCTGGACGACCCGGATGAGTCCCGTACCGAGGACGTGTCTTCTGAAATCTTTGATGTTTCCCGAGCCACGGACTACGGCCCCGAGGATGTCTGTGAGCGGAGCTCCTCCGAGGAGACTCTCAACAACGTGGGCGAGGCTGAAACTCCAGGCAGCGTCTCTCCCAACCTCCTGTTGGATGGGCAGCTGGCTGCGGCTGCTGGTGGGgtagctgcagctctgccagctgtggcCCCCAACGGAGGGGCTGTCCCCAAGAGTTCTGCTGtgcccctgccagctgctgcccctggcACTACTGCAGCGGGAGGCAGCAGTGCTCAAACCGCCTTGCCCTCCACAGGGCcttctgcatctgctgctcctgggacaATGTCTCAGACAGTGGCTGCTACGTGCAGCTCGCGCTTCAGGGTGATCAAGCTGGACCATGGTACAGGGGAGCCCTACAGGCGAGGCCGATGGACGTGTATGGAATATTATGACCGGGACTCGGATGGTGGCAGTGTCCTGAGCAGGACTGGAGATTGCATTAGGCACAGCAGCACCTTTGAGCAGGCCACTCAAGACAGGGACAGTGGCCTTGGTGCCACAGGAGGTTCTGTTGTGATCTCGGCTGTGCCGGTGTCGGCCCATGGCCCCGATTCTATAGCTGACAGTTCCCTGACTGCTGTGTCACAGCTGCTCCAGACAGAGAAAATGAACCAGTCTTCTCTTCAGCAACCTAGTTTTGTCATTGGGCAACAACAGCAGCCGCAGCAACCCATAGGTGGGGCCATGCCTCAAAGTACTGCTCAGCCCATGTTTTCTGGGGCTTCGGTAGCAAATCAGCAAATGATGGTGCCACAGCAGTCGCAGCCACAGGTAAATGCACAGGGTGTTGCGCAGGCTGGACCCAATGGGAAAGGCATGGCATCTCCAAATGTGACAGTAGGGCAGCCGAGCATtcctgtggcacagcagcagcagcaggtgcagcAGGCAAACGTACCAGTGACTCAGCCTCAACAATTTGCTTATTCTCAGTCCCAGATTCCACCAGTGCATCTCCTGCCGACGCAACCTTCTGGCCAGACCGAATACATGCAGCACATGACAATTATGCAGTCTCAAGGAGCTATTCAGCAGGCTACCACAGGCTCTGTTCCGAGTACTGTGTCTTCTAGCCTTCCCGTGGGGCAGGCGTCCGGCCAGAACCCCTCTCCGGTGGGAGCGCCGGTGATGGGGGTGCCGGCACAGCCTGGTGAAGTGGCCGGGCAGGGATCGGGATTGATGCAGAGTGGCCAGGCGCAAGCCGGTCAGGCTGCCGTTCCGCAAGCAGGAGGTGTGGTGCAGCAAGGCATGGGGCATACAGGGGTTGTGCAACAGAAATCTGTGACTCAGCATCAAATGGGTGGAAGCAGTCAAGTGTCCGGAATGCCTGGTGCTCCCCACGCTGTGGTCTCCGGCATCCAGAACGTGCCTGCAGTTGTGCCCGGTGCAAGTGTGCCTAACGTggctgccaccactgctgttACTATGCCAAATGTCCCTGTTACGCTGGTCCAGTCCCAGATGAGCAGCCACTCTTCTGCCAGCAGAAGTGCTGGCGTTGTCCAGCCGCAGCACGTCGGACACTCGCTCATGCAAGGCACACCTGCCAGCCTGCCACAGTCCAGCCTGGGACAGTTTCAGACTCAAGCTCAATCCTTAGTAGGCCAGATTGATGATACGAGAAGAAAATCGGAACCCCTACCTCAGCCACCACTTTCTCTTATAGCTGAAACTAAACCTCTTGTGAAGCCTCCCATTCCAGACACTCTAGCAAATCCTCTTCAGCTACCTGCAAGTACTCCTATGAACAGTCTTGCCAGCTCTGTGTTTGGCATATCTATTCCTGTTGATGGTGATGAAGACAGGTATGAATTATTTTATACTGCCATAAAAAtaccataaggaaaaaaaaattagtaatttCCAGGCTATTGTCAGGTGTTTTCTGTAAGTCCATATTTTCAGAAAGTCACACTGGAATGTGCCTGGGCTACTTTATTTTAAGACTATGAAGCATGGCAAAGTATTAAGGCAAGTAGTGAACTCTACTTGTTCCCCTCAGGCTGTGAGGGTGACTTACCTTTCTCACAGAACAGGGCAGAAAGCAGCTTGAGAGATGCTTAATGCACAAATACTAGGACCTCTTCCAAATCCAAGACTGAAAACTGTCTCTTTGCACCCAGTTGCTCAGTATGTGAGGAGGTCTggtctctccttttccttgaaGGCATCGTGAAACACTCCAAAGACAGCTGAGCTAAAAGGGGCTTATCAACACTGCTGTACTGCAGTGGTGGTAAAAATAGAAGTCTGGTGCTATCTTGGGGCCATCAAGTGAGGAATCTTGGAAAACCTCAGGGCTTATAGCACAGACTCTTGATTTTTATCCTGCTGTTGAGTTTCCACAGTATAGCATCAGTCAGAAAAGTAGGGAAATACTCATGTCTGGATAGGAGTTTGTGTGGCCTTGCACAGTGGAAGCTCCACAGCTAATGGTCCTTTGTGTTGACAAAAATGGACACCACTTACTTGGACAAAGATGTAGCTGTAGTGGGGAGTACAACCTTACAAAGAGTTTTCTTCATAGGATGGTGATTGGGAACTATCAGTTGTGACAAAGGTGTGTAGTATGGGCAGAGTCATCAAAGGGCCTGAGAGGAGGCATGCATCTGACTCTTACTGCCATaagctcaggctgctctgcagagtaGTGATGGCTAAAACTGTTCTGAATGACTTCTTGGAGAGAAAGCTGCCAGTATTTGAGTACACAATTGCATTAGCATTTGCTGTTGGGATTGCTGCACTTTATGAGGTCTGATGTGCTGGATTCTCCTCTGAGCCTTGTCTCAGGGAGTACCAGACTTTAAGATGATAGTGTTGCTAGGACCACCTTTTAGTGAAGCAGTTGTGAACATGGGTAGGGCATAGTGGATGgagaaggaacctcaaagacAAATTAGTCTTTGGAGAGTTAAATCAGCAGTGGCACTGGCCTTGTGCTCTGGAGCTTTGACAAATGCTGTGTTTGAGGTGGTAGCTTTGCTAATGCCTGTAGGACAGCAAATGCTGTGTGCTGGAGTTGTGCTGGTTCTGATTGAAGTGGTGAAGTAGTGAAAAGTTAAACAGTTAAAATTTTCTCAGTTGTGCCTACCTTAAGAGGATTGCTGGCCCAGCTGACAGACTCTTCTTTGTGCAAATAAGGTTAGATTTGGAGCTggtaggggttttttttcatagctCAGTGTATTATCAGAAGATGATTTGTCTTGTGTTTAATCATTCCAATGATTAAGGAGTCAGCAAGGAAtgtattttgctttcattttgcatAGCTTTTAAAACTTACTATTTatataaatggtagtagcacaTGATTATCTGTGACAAATGGATTGCTTATATAAGGATAAGGAGAAACTTGTCCTACTAACTTAGACCTGTAGGCTGCTAACTTTTGTCTTGCACACTAGTGAGACACTTCTTGGTACTCTTATCCtgaacagtgatttttttttttttaacttatttttatAGTTCAGGCTTTGAACTTGAGCCACCTTGCAGCATGGCTTCACATGGGGTTCATTTCTGAAGAAACTCTTTCAGGATCTTGGCTTTGAGAAGTAGAAGTAAGAACTCAGAATGGACCCTAGGCACAGAATGCTTTTTGACCTACCACATGTTCAATAGAGAAACTACCTTGTGGTTATCTGAAATGTGTCCTTCTTAGGTCCACTTCTGCACTGGGTGATAAAACCTTGTCGTTTGCTGAAGTGGGACACAGAACAAGGAGCTACATGGTATGAGAAGCTCTCCCAGCTTGGAATGGTTTTTCCTTAGTAGTGATAAGCAATAAATGCTTACTCTATACAGGAGATGCATGCAGAGCTAGAAAATCTAAGTTTATTCTTTGCTCCCCTCAAGCAGTCCTCTGGtttcagagagagaaaggagaaagtaaAACCCCAGCAGCTTGTTAAGGCTCTCTTACCACCCTGGCTTGGCTTTACTTGCTGCAAAGGCTTTATTAAAAAACTGTCTCCTTCTTGTCTGCTGTTGTCTCCTTACTCctgctttctttcctccttccagccATTTAGAATGCACCACTACTCTCATGGGCTTATGCCCAGCTGCTTTATCTGCTGCAATCAGTGGTGAAATAGTTAATGAAGACCTTCAAGTATCATTAACTGGCTGAGGGCTGACACTCCGCTAAAGCTAATAGGGCGCAAAGGGAGTTCACACATCATGAGTCACTGTttcaggctgcctgcaggctcaGGAAGCTGAGGCTTGGTTTGGGTTAGAGTTTGTTTTGTGATTATTAGAGTTAGAAGTTTGTGGAaactgttgttttgttgtttttttttccctcaataTTAATGTACAACATAGGAGGTCAGTGAGTAGACACTGAGTAGACAGTGAGTAGGTATCTGCATTTATCCTCACCCCTTCTCTTCTATTTCAGTATTTGTCCATACTTGAAGCTTGACAGACTCAGGGAGATCATTCTCTTGTCATCTAAAACAGTGATTAATCAAATAATACTCTATAGCTTTAGATAGTTTGGATTTATCTAGTAAGCCATCTGCCAAGCTGAACATGGGGAACTGTTTTAAAGACAAAATAGTTTAGGATGGGAATTAATTGAAAACAGAATGTGAGAAATGCAGTGAGCATGGGACAAAGTTCTCATCTATAAAGCTGGTTAGGTCCTATCTACTGAAAAAGGTTCTTTATATTATTTCTATCTTCTGGCCTACTGTTGTAGGTCAGACTATGTCTGAGGTAGAGGTGTAGGGTTATATAGTTTGGTACACAAGAGTTCTACATCTGTTGATAAATGACTCCATACATCTGCCTTCCAGACCTTGCCTGGAAACCTAACTTCCTGTTCTGATAGCCCAGTGTGCTTTCACTGCTGTGCTAACTGTGGTTATTTTCATTGACCTGATGAGTAACTGAGAATCAATTAGTCAAGAAACCTTATCTTGGGGATGAGGGGAGAGAGTGCAGGTAGGTCAGCCAAAAGAactaccacaaaaaaaaaaaaaagccttagcATGTCTCACcttccttttaaaaagcaaagctgctttttcaGTCTAAATTGATAAGCtcttaaaaagagaaatatgttCTATGAAGGTTGTGAAAGATCTACAGCAggagttttattttcctctctaaaTGTGGTTACAAgtagaataaactgcagcagtagtCAAGGATGGAGGTAAGAGGACTCTTACTGAGGCAGGTATGGATATTGCACTCCATTTTGAGTTTGGATGCTCACAAAGAGTGAAAAATAAGGTGGAAGTAGATCTCAGAATTGCCCCCACTCGGCATTTGCTGGGctttcacagcagtgctgtCTCCAGACTGTGGATGTAGAGCAGTCAGAGGACTGGGAAGGTTCTGAGGTCAGTGTGTGCTGGTTCCTTTACTCACCTTTGTGCCCATGCATACACAGAATTGTCCTTGACAGGCATAGTGTTCCATCTGGCTTAATAAATTTATTCTGGCTCTTAGGGGAAAAGAACTATGTTGCCTCTGTGAAAAGAATGTTCCTGAGAAAGTTTGTTCAAGCCCTCCTACATGTTTGGCAGACTTTGGGGGCACAATGTGACTAGGCATGTTGGAAAAGGAGCAGAGTCTAGATGATTTTCCAGAGATAGCTGACCAGCCTGGACTGTGCAGGCTGTCTTCCAGGAACACTGATGAATGGCTGCAATTGTGGACTGTCCACTACAGCAGCTCAACTGCTAAAACCTGCCTGTGCAGAGCTCTTCGTAGCATCTGTCTCTGCTCCAGTCAGTCCCATGTTCGTGTGGTGTACTAATGGGTGAGGAAATTGGGCTCTGGAGAATGTTTGTAATGCAGGGGCAACACTGGGCACAGGCACTGATGTAGCTCTGGTGAGGGTTTCCTTATGTATTGCCCGAGATGCCTGTTTTATTGTACTCCTGAAGAAAAAGTCATCTGTGAATAGGTACCAATGAGCAATATTTCAGTTGCATTGAGTGCTGCCTCTTTGTCACTTTGCTCATAAATTTGCCAGAGATTTGAGTTCTGCAGATGCAGACTGGAATGTTTTCAGATCTCCCCCTGAGGGACTGTGTTTAGGAGTGTTTGAAAATGAAACATGGACAGATGTGCTCCAGGATGCTGAGTGCCTACAACTCAACCACTGGAACTATAGCTTTTGAAAGCCAGTTGAGATAGGACTTCCAAGGTGCAGTTGGTGGTAGCCTGTGATGGTTAATGCAGGCAAAACTCCAGTTAGCTGGGTTCTCTTTTTGCTGTACTTCCTGTAACAAAAATGGTAactccagcaccacagcagttCCTCAGTGATGGAgagcctgtcctgccttgcaTTCAATGTGAGTGTCTCCTAAACAGAACGCTGTGTTGCCCATTTGACAGTGTTGTTGCCCAGTTTAAACATTCAGATGCCTTTGCTAAAGAGAAGTCAATGCATTCTTAGAGAACTAGAAGTGCTTCAGATGAGGTAGTTattaaaaggaggaaagagggaaaatactTGAAAGAAATTAACACAGTGAGCCagttaaaatttcttttaaaggcTGTAGTGTACCAGCTCTGACAAGAAGGCTTCTCTGTGCCTTCTACTCTGCAGTgcttctgctcagctgctgtgggttAGGTTTTTCTGCTCCCCTACAGAGGAGTGCAAGTGTTCCATAGCTTATTTCTGAATGCTGTCTTGTGTGGTAGCCGTAACAGCTTGTGTTTCAGGGAAGCTTTTTTAAACTTCTTGCAAAAAGCTGAACATtgaagtgtttgggttttggagcaggcaggagtgCTACCAAACTGCTGTCAGACCAGTCAGGAGCTGACATTTCTCTTAGGCGGTGCATTTTGAcaggagatgctgctgagcTTTTCTGAGTTCAGGTGACAGTAGACAGGAATTGGTCCCCTTACTGGGCTGGGTGTTTGATTATCAGCTTGTTGAGGTTGTATATTAATGTTTGAGTTCTGAAGCTGATGACTGGCAGCTTCTGTTGCTCATGGAGAATGCAAGCCTGGGTTGTGCTTTCTGTGTGTTGGCAAAGATGCCGTAAGAGACTTCTGTGAGACTCCTCCTGCTACAGTACAACTGGCTTAGTTCTGGGAGATAAATCCAGATTGCCAGCCACAGGTGTCTGCTTTTATTCCTGCATTTGACAAAGTGTAAAGATAGAAGTATTTATAGAACTGCTAAAGCTACTGTCCTCTGAGAAGGTTCTGCAGACGTGAAAGGTCACTTGAAGTGCAGCGTGAGGTGTGTCTTCATTCCTCCTCTTGAAAAATCCCTCTATCTTTAAACTTGATGCTTTCTAAATACAAATGTGTATTGAGTGCTAGTAAATTCTTTGCATTATGGGCCAACCTATTTTTACTCCTGCAGCGGTAGGTGAGTTACTCAGCCATGTGAAGGACAGCTGGATGCTTGTCTTAATCTTATTTTACAtgacaaaaaaatattattccaaGAAGGTTTTGggattttgggttttggttttttttttttgttttgcatctatctgttttccttttgaatCTAGGAGTAATGCATTTGTATCGTGACAGCTGGCTGGAATGCCTGTAAGAGTGCAGAGAGAGGGTAGAAGTATTAATTAGTACCACAGAGAGGTGTCAGCTGTCTGTCACAGTGACAACTGATGTGTTTGGTAGTCATTAAAGACTACAAACTGAAATAAAGATCTGTCAGCAGCAGAAACCAGTCACAGAATCTCACAAactggttgaggttggaaggggcctccctAGAGGTcgccatccccagccctgctcaagcagagcCACCCAGACCCAGCTGCTCAGTGAAATATCTGAAGATTTTGGTACCTATCTAGAACAAGTTCAACTTGTTTAGTTTACTGGAGGTTGGGGGAGTCACTAATAAGTGTTAAACCCAACATTCCCAGGATTAAAAAGGACTATAGATACCTTGACCAACCCTACAAATGCCTTTTAGAAATACTTTCTTCAAGCCAAGCTCTCATCTCCTTATGGTTAGAACTTCAGCTGAGAGCAGGCTCAAACTTGAAGGGTTGTAAAGAACTTGTAAATGGTGTGGAAAGGCAGACAAATACATTTATATTACAGTGTCTGATAAACCATGCcatacaggatcacaggatgctaggggttggaagggacttttttccacctgcttagacatggctgtaactggtgacaggaaagagctagatcttggggtccaacccccctgccagagcaggaccagagaatccagcacaggtcacacaggaacacatccagataggtcttgaaagtctccagagaaggagactccacaacctctctgggcagcctgttccagtgctctgggaccctcccagtgaagaagttcttccttttGTCAAGGTTCTAATACCTTGTTTGAAAAGCTAAgtctttaatttaaaatgtttgctAATAGATGCTTTCTTGCCCAGTGTCACTTACAGAGGGACAGGTGGGATTTGGTTGAGTCTGCTTGAATCTGCTTTCTCCAGtggcttccccccccccccctccccaggatactgaaatattttgttgtcaaaaaccccagaaaccacttgtatttatagaaatatcTGAAACTGCTGTACTGTGACTTAgtggggggaataaaaaaaaaaaaaaccaaacctcctCTTTGgagctttttttctttgaagatgAATACTCAAGCCAGCTGTACCAGACTGCAAGGCCACTTTCCCCAGTaatcagaagcagctttccctTTCATCCATAGGTTGGAGGAAATCTGGCTTtgtgggcagagcaggcagtaGGGAGTCTAAGCCTCTACAATGACATCTTCATACATATTAataaatgcctttttctttACCAGCCAAGTTGTGTAAATATCAATATTTTTAAGAGTTTTGACATCTCTTCCAGATTTTTGTGTAAAATGCAGTGCTGGTAAATGTGGATCTTTTTAGTGCCGAAATAAGGAGttggtgttggtttttattAACCCCTTTCATCCAGCCTACTAGGGTCTGCATTTTAAGTGCATTCCAAGCTTGCTGTCTTGAATGGGATAATTAGCAACAGGGTAATGAGGCATAATGATGTTAACTGGCAGATCACAATAGATGCTGAAAGACTGATTGCAATAGATGCTGGgagttggactctgtgatctctggaggtcctttccaatctctaacgttctgtgattctgtgactgtcatCTCTTGTGAGGTGAAGTTCAAGATGTTTGAGAACGTGTaagctatttttttctcttttttttttggtggtggttgttttgtttggggtttttttgtttgtttttaagcttGTCTCAGTTCATCCAAACATGGATGATATTGATGGGCCTTTCTGTGGCTTTTCTTGAAAATTTCTTAATAGTGGCAAGAATCCCTGACTGGGTCAAGCAGAGGCTTTCTGCATTGTCATTAAAATGATCATCTTCTAATCTGCAGTTGTGTCTCTTTGAAGATATGATCCTGAAGCTAAGCTGTACGTTGTCTTGTATCCTCCCAGCATGAGCTGGAGGTGACTTTGcccagggagaagaaaagtcATTAGTATGAGGAATCTTGCACTTGTTGTGTGTTTTGAGGAGAGTCCCTCAGATTATCCCTTACACAGTCCATGAGATGATGTAATTAGAATTCAGGCTGACTGACAGCCCTCACAAAGCAATCTTGCTTTATTAGCACACAGTGTTTTAATGAGCATGGCCATGCTGATGCTGTTGGCAGGGAAGAGGGGCACAGAGCCTTGGTTACCTGGCTGGGACAGAACTCCTTAGGAATGAACTGAGAGTGCACCAAGCGTGGCTTTGGGAAGTGGGAAGAAGGGTTGTAGGGGATGGAAGAGAACATCAGTGAGTCCTGAGCAGCCTCAGGGCTGTTATGGTAACAGGATTGTCCATTATACATGACTCCTGAGGCTTGGGGACCAATTTCTGGGACCTGAGAGAATTGAACCCTAGAGTTCTGAGTTGCAGCTgttgaaagggaaaagaagaggtTTAGAAGATGAGGTTCTTGCATTGTTCTGTGGTTAGTGTCACACAGTCATTTTGAACTCTTCAGCAAGGCTCCTTTAGAAATACCCAATAATTACCTAACCAGGTAATTTTATGTTTAATTACTGCCTGCTGTTACTTAGTTACATCTTAAGACAAGGTGCCACCCTGTTAGGAATGCAGGGCTCTCTGAACAGGAAGCCTGGTGTCCTACTGGCCTCATTCATTTTTTCCAGTGTACTTTAACTTCCTTTAGAAACTTGGACTCCTGCTTTCCAAGAATGTACTAAACTCAAGGGAAATGTCTCATTttccctgttcctgtgctctacTGATTTTTAGTGTCTACCAGAGGCTTCAAAGGCAGAAAGTGATGTTAGTCAGAGAAGGCTTGGAATTACTAGTAGCAAAACATGGTAGGACTTAAGTGAATAACTGGGTACAGCTCCTCCTGAAACACCCATGCTGGTTAGCTCCTGTAGAGCAAATCTTTATGAACCACTAAAGAATGTTCTGGACTGGCTCTGCTCTTCAATATGTAGTAGAAGAAACTGCCCTGATCTTACAGCTAGGAATTTTGCAGATGACTTGTTGATGTGAAATTATTGTAACCTGTTAAGTGAGCTGGAATTTAATAGTATAAAAATGCTTGAtggttagtttgttttgtttttttttttttaggtcagATTTTTTTAGCCAACATTCAAGtcctttggggggaaaaaaagtactggaaaggaaaatgttcACCAGAAGATCCTCATTTAGTTTTCTTCAACAAAATAAACCTTTTTGTCAGATTGTAACttgttgtggtagttttaggctatgcctttaaaaaaaatttcacagatctt
Coding sequences:
- the TSC22D2 gene encoding TSC22 domain family protein 2 isoform X2 is translated as MSKMPAKKKSCFQITSVTTAQVASSITEDTESLDDPDESRTEDVSSEIFDVSRATDYGPEDVCERSSSEETLNNVGEAETPGSVSPNLLLDGQLAAAAGGVAAALPAVAPNGGAVPKSSAVPLPAAAPGTTAAGGSSAQTALPSTGPSASAAPGTMSQTVAATCSSRFRVIKLDHGTGEPYRRGRWTCMEYYDRDSDGGSVLSRTGDCIRHSSTFEQATQDRDSGLGATGGSVVISAVPVSAHGPDSIADSSLTAVSQLLQTEKMNQSSLQQPSFVIGQQQQPQQPIGGAMPQSTAQPMFSGASVANQQMMVPQQSQPQVNAQGVAQAGPNGKGMASPNVTVGQPSIPVAQQQQQVQQANVPVTQPQQFAYSQSQIPPVHLLPTQPSGQTEYMQHMTIMQSQGAIQQATTGSVPSTVSSSLPVGQASGQNPSPVGAPVMGVPAQPGEVAGQGSGLMQSGQAQAGQAAVPQAGGVVQQGMGHTGVVQQKSVTQHQMGGSSQVSGMPGAPHAVVSGIQNVPAVVPGASVPNVAATTAVTMPNVPVTLVQSQMSSHSSASRSAGVVQPQHVGHSLMQGTPASLPQSSLGQFQTQAQSLVGQIDDTRRKSEPLPQPPLSLIAETKPLVKPPIPDTLANPLQLPASTPMNSLASSVFGISIPVDGDEDSASGASVVAIDNKIEQAMDLVKSHLMYAVREEVEVLKEQIKELVERNSLLERENALLKSLSNNDQLSQLSSQQANPSSTSQAPAAIAQPPQPMQPPQQPNVSSA
- the TSC22D2 gene encoding TSC22 domain family protein 2 isoform X1 — protein: MSKMPAKKKSCFQITSVTTAQVASSITEDTESLDDPDESRTEDVSSEIFDVSRATDYGPEDVCERSSSEETLNNVGEAETPGSVSPNLLLDGQLAAAAGGVAAALPAVAPNGGAVPKSSAVPLPAAAPGTTAAGGSSAQTALPSTGPSASAAPGTMSQTVAATCSSRFRVIKLDHGTGEPYRRGRWTCMEYYDRDSDGGSVLSRTGDCIRHSSTFEQATQDRDSGLGATGGSVVISAVPVSAHGPDSIADSSLTAVSQLLQTEKMNQSSLQQPSFVIGQQQQPQQPIGGAMPQSTAQPMFSGASVANQQMMVPQQSQPQVNAQGVAQAGPNGKGMASPNVTVGQPSIPVAQQQQQVQQANVPVTQPQQFAYSQSQIPPVHLLPTQPSGQTEYMQHMTIMQSQGAIQQATTGSVPSTVSSSLPVGQASGQNPSPVGAPVMGVPAQPGEVAGQGSGLMQSGQAQAGQAAVPQAGGVVQQGMGHTGVVQQKSVTQHQMGGSSQVSGMPGAPHAVVSGIQNVPAVVPGASVPNVAATTAVTMPNVPVTLVQSQMSSHSSASRSAGVVQPQHVGHSLMQGTPASLPQSSLGQFQTQAQSLVGQIDDTRRKSEPLPQPPLSLIAETKPLVKPPIPDTLANPLQLPASTPMNSLASSVFGISIPVDGDEDRNPSAAFYQAFHLSKLRESKTFWDSASGASVVAIDNKIEQAMDLVKSHLMYAVREEVEVLKEQIKELVERNSLLERENALLKSLSNNDQLSQLSSQQANPSSTSQAPAAIAQPPQPMQPPQQPNVSSA